Proteins encoded together in one Paracoccus sp. SMMA_5_TC window:
- a CDS encoding DUF2163 domain-containing protein, with protein sequence MKSLDPALQAHLDEGATTLAWCWRIARADGASFGFTDHDRTLAFDGTDFEPESGLTASEVRSGSDLSVDAQDAEGVLTSDRITEADILDGRWDNAEVDVWRVNWADTGQRVLLRRGAIGQIRRGRLAFVAEVRSLAHVLGQTVGRTFQATCDAALGDVRCGVDLEDPAVKGTGAVIDLLRDRAFTASGLGGFTSGWFTFGTLDWTSGANAGRRTEVLGHDVTDGIAVLTLLEAPVRAIVEGDGFTIRAGCDKRMETCGAKFANIANFRGFPHIPGQDAVLRYATKDGGHEGSVL encoded by the coding sequence ATGAAATCCCTCGATCCAGCACTGCAGGCCCATCTCGACGAGGGCGCGACGACGCTCGCGTGGTGCTGGCGGATCGCCCGCGCGGACGGCGCGAGTTTCGGCTTCACCGACCACGACCGGACGCTCGCCTTCGATGGCACCGACTTCGAGCCGGAGAGCGGGCTGACCGCCTCGGAGGTCCGTTCCGGTTCGGACCTGTCGGTCGATGCGCAGGATGCCGAGGGCGTGCTGACCTCGGACCGGATCACCGAGGCCGACATTCTCGACGGACGCTGGGACAACGCTGAGGTCGATGTCTGGCGGGTGAACTGGGCCGATACCGGGCAGCGCGTCCTGCTGCGCCGGGGCGCCATCGGCCAGATCCGGCGTGGGCGGCTGGCCTTTGTCGCCGAGGTTCGCTCGCTCGCCCATGTGCTCGGCCAGACGGTCGGGCGGACCTTCCAGGCAACTTGCGACGCCGCGCTCGGTGACGTGCGCTGCGGCGTCGATCTGGAGGACCCGGCCGTGAAGGGAACGGGTGCCGTGATCGACCTTTTGCGCGACCGGGCCTTCACCGCCTCGGGCCTCGGCGGCTTCACCTCCGGCTGGTTCACCTTCGGCACGCTGGACTGGACGAGCGGCGCGAACGCGGGACGGCGCACCGAGGTGCTGGGCCATGACGTGACGGACGGCATCGCCGTGCTGACGCTGCTCGAAGCGCCGGTGCGCGCTATCGTCGAAGGCGACGGCTTCACTATCCGCGCGGGCTGCGACAAGCGGATGGAGACCTGCGGGGCGAAGTTCGCCAACATCGCCAACTTCCGCGGCTTCCCGCACATTCCCGGCCAGGACGCCGTGCTGCGCTATGCCACGAAGGATGGCGGGCACGAGGGGTCCGTGCTGTGA
- a CDS encoding DUF2793 domain-containing protein, whose product MSDATTHLLLPYILAAQAQKHVTHNEALRILDGLVQLSVLDRDLAAPPASPADGDRYIIGSGATGDWAGWDLNVALWTDGAWLRLPPRTGWRAWVEDERLLLVFDGAGWVGTTPSELQNMALLGVGTTADASNPFSAKLNAALWTAKTVAEGGTGDLFYTMNKEAAGDDLGLTLQTGFVTKALVGLFGSDRFRLAVSADGSTFFDGLSVDNATGIVDQPRLPRFKAYTNYDNYVGVGTWTKIGLNNTDYNDQGAFDATNNHFVAPVDGTYLFGATLMYKVNASTTARMRGRLVLNGTTEIRGSVGEISATHVSLATAIWLQTMVPLTAGDTVELQGYFRVADGYFAADHTSFWGCKIG is encoded by the coding sequence ATGTCCGACGCCACGACCCATCTCCTGCTGCCCTACATCCTCGCGGCGCAGGCCCAGAAGCACGTCACCCATAACGAGGCGCTGCGGATCCTCGACGGGCTCGTCCAGCTCTCGGTTCTGGATCGCGATCTGGCAGCGCCCCCGGCGAGCCCCGCGGACGGCGACCGCTACATCATAGGCTCCGGCGCGACGGGCGACTGGGCGGGCTGGGACCTGAACGTCGCGCTCTGGACCGATGGCGCCTGGCTGCGCCTGCCGCCACGCACAGGCTGGAGGGCATGGGTCGAGGACGAGCGTCTGCTGCTGGTTTTCGATGGCGCGGGCTGGGTCGGCACCACGCCGAGCGAGTTGCAGAATATGGCGCTGCTCGGGGTCGGCACGACGGCGGATGCATCGAACCCGTTCTCGGCCAAGCTGAACGCCGCGCTCTGGACGGCGAAGACCGTGGCCGAAGGCGGGACCGGCGATCTGTTCTACACCATGAACAAGGAGGCGGCGGGCGACGATCTCGGCCTGACGCTCCAGACAGGCTTCGTCACCAAGGCGCTGGTGGGGCTCTTCGGCTCCGACAGGTTCAGGCTCGCAGTCTCCGCCGACGGCAGCACCTTCTTCGACGGGCTCAGCGTGGACAACGCCACCGGCATCGTCGACCAGCCCCGGCTGCCGCGCTTCAAGGCGTATACCAACTACGACAACTATGTCGGCGTCGGGACCTGGACGAAGATCGGCCTCAACAACACCGACTACAACGATCAGGGCGCCTTCGATGCCACGAACAACCACTTCGTGGCGCCCGTCGACGGCACCTACCTCTTCGGCGCGACGCTCATGTACAAGGTCAACGCCAGCACGACCGCGCGCATGCGGGGGCGGCTGGTGCTGAACGGAACCACGGAAATCCGCGGCTCCGTCGGCGAGATCTCCGCCACCCATGTCTCGCTCGCCACCGCGATCTGGCTGCAGACCATGGTGCCGCTCACC
- a CDS encoding NlpC/P60 family protein, which produces MRVIAIARAWLGTPYHDQASLRGVGCDCLGLARGVWREVVGPEPFPIPPYSRDWGEMGPREVLAEGASAMMIEVSPAEPGPGALVLFRMRPRAIAKHVGILTEPDSFLHAYERLGVIEEPLTIAWRRRIAFAFLFPQR; this is translated from the coding sequence ATGCGTGTCATCGCCATCGCGCGGGCCTGGCTGGGCACGCCCTACCACGACCAGGCCAGCCTTCGGGGCGTCGGCTGTGACTGCCTCGGGCTGGCCCGTGGCGTCTGGCGCGAGGTGGTGGGGCCAGAGCCGTTCCCGATCCCGCCCTACAGCCGCGACTGGGGCGAGATGGGCCCGCGCGAGGTTCTGGCCGAGGGCGCGAGCGCCATGATGATCGAGGTGTCGCCCGCCGAGCCCGGGCCCGGCGCGCTGGTGCTCTTCCGCATGAGGCCGCGCGCAATCGCCAAGCATGTCGGGATCCTGACGGAGCCCGACAGCTTCCTCCATGCCTACGAGCGGCTCGGCGTGATCGAGGAACCGCTCACCATCGCCTGGCGGCGGCGCATCGCCTTCGCCTTCCTGTTTCCGCAACGCTGA
- a CDS encoding baseplate multidomain protein megatron — protein sequence MATLVLGAAGAAIGGSIGGAILGVSAATIGGFIGSTIGSVVDSWIISSLAPMQRIEGARLDTLRITSASEGAVIPRLYGRMRMGGNIIWATDFREETKTTTQGGGKGGGGGKVKTTEYLYYASFAVALCEGPITGIGRIWADGKPMDLSGVTWRWYPGSEAQGPDPFIAARMGAANTPAYRGTAYVVFEELALSTFGNRLPQLSFEVFRPLADPDTAEGLTRAVTMIPASGEFTYATQAICKTDGGATVPENLNALADSTNMVEALDRLQAMAPAVESVSLVVAWFGDDLRAGSCKVRPGVEVTAKSTTPATWSVNGVSRASAFLVSRDDQDRPVYGGTPSDFAVVQAIQEMKARGLRVTFYPFILMDVPPGNSLPNPYSDNAAETGQPVFPWRGRITCSPAAGFAGTVDKTATAAAQVAALFGAATPASFSVSGQSVSWTGTPGDWGLRRMVLHYAHLCAAAGGVDAFLIGTEMPGLTTIRSGASTYPAVQAYRDLLADVRSILGSGTKIGYAADWSEYFGHQPGDGSGDVFFHLDPLWADPEIDFVGIDNYMPLSDWRDGFEHLDAAEGWPAIYDRAYLQGNIAGGEGFDWFYASAADRSAQVRTPITDGGAAKPWVFRYKDLCAWWSNAHYDRPGGVESGTPTAWAPQSKPIWFTELGCPAIDRGTNQPNVFFDPKSSESFTPHFSRGWRDDAIQRAYLEATYLWWGDAANNPLSSVYGGRMVHVPECAAWTWDARPYPFFPALTDVWTDGANWRLGHWLTGRLGAVSLAALVRHLCLRAGLPEDRIDVTGLWGAVEGYAITALESPRASITTLSRHFGFDAVETEGVIRFVMRGRASVATLAPDDLVAGREGDILELTRGQETELPQALKWQVARADEDYDAALVEARRITVETTRIASESFPMAVPPEEAERRCRRALMEAWVGRETAAFRLPPSRLALDPADAIRLAHDGRLVDLRLVSIADAEARGIEAVCQDRATYDLPPGDPRAASLTRAVVFGAPDAVLMDLPQLTEDQPAHRPLVAAHAVPWPGEMAVFRSPSTDGFELLTAFGSRARIGALVSDFFAGPTSRFDLGNTLVVDMLTGTLESVTDLTLFGGANALAIESTSGVWEIVQAGAAELLAPGRYRLTRLLRGQRGTEGAMGNPAPAGARVVVLDTALASLPIAEADLGIPWNWRIGPASRPVSDETYVAQAFTPAGIGLRPFSVVHVGQPWRRPRAPGDLTIRWTRRSRALAADSWGGLEVPLTEELDAYEVEILDGATVRRVLSATTTSAIYTAAQQTDDWGGPLGPGDALDIRIFQLSALVGRGAPKTVTLIL from the coding sequence ATGGCCACCCTCGTTCTCGGTGCCGCTGGCGCTGCCATCGGCGGTTCGATCGGCGGCGCGATCCTCGGCGTCAGCGCCGCGACCATCGGCGGCTTCATCGGCTCGACCATCGGCTCGGTCGTCGACAGCTGGATCATCTCGTCGCTGGCGCCGATGCAACGCATCGAGGGCGCGCGGCTCGACACGCTCCGCATCACCTCGGCCAGCGAAGGCGCGGTGATCCCCCGGCTCTACGGTCGCATGCGGATGGGCGGCAACATCATCTGGGCGACCGATTTCCGCGAGGAGACCAAGACCACCACGCAAGGCGGCGGCAAGGGCGGCGGGGGCGGCAAGGTCAAGACGACCGAGTATCTCTACTACGCGAGCTTCGCCGTCGCCTTGTGCGAGGGCCCGATCACCGGCATCGGACGCATCTGGGCCGACGGCAAGCCGATGGACCTCTCCGGCGTTACCTGGCGCTGGTATCCCGGCAGTGAGGCTCAAGGTCCCGATCCGTTCATCGCGGCCAGGATGGGCGCGGCCAACACGCCCGCCTATCGCGGCACGGCCTATGTGGTCTTCGAGGAACTCGCGCTCTCGACCTTCGGCAACCGCCTGCCGCAGCTGTCCTTCGAGGTGTTCCGGCCGCTGGCCGATCCGGACACCGCCGAGGGGCTGACCCGCGCCGTCACCATGATCCCGGCCTCCGGGGAGTTCACCTATGCGACGCAGGCCATCTGCAAGACCGATGGCGGCGCGACGGTGCCGGAGAACCTGAACGCGCTCGCAGACTCCACGAACATGGTGGAAGCGCTGGACCGGCTGCAGGCGATGGCTCCGGCGGTCGAGAGCGTATCGCTGGTGGTCGCCTGGTTCGGCGACGATCTGCGCGCGGGATCGTGCAAGGTGCGGCCGGGCGTCGAGGTGACGGCCAAGTCGACCACGCCCGCCACATGGTCGGTGAATGGCGTCAGCCGCGCCAGCGCCTTCCTCGTCAGCCGCGACGACCAGGATCGCCCGGTCTATGGCGGCACGCCGTCCGACTTCGCCGTGGTGCAGGCGATCCAGGAGATGAAGGCCCGCGGGCTGCGGGTCACCTTCTATCCGTTCATCCTGATGGACGTGCCGCCCGGCAACAGCCTGCCAAACCCGTATTCCGATAACGCCGCCGAGACCGGCCAGCCCGTTTTTCCCTGGCGAGGACGGATCACCTGTTCTCCCGCGGCGGGGTTCGCAGGGACCGTGGACAAGACCGCCACGGCCGCCGCGCAGGTGGCGGCGCTGTTCGGCGCGGCCACGCCCGCCAGCTTCAGCGTCTCGGGTCAGTCGGTTTCGTGGACCGGCACGCCCGGCGACTGGGGCCTGCGGCGCATGGTGCTGCACTACGCCCATCTCTGCGCGGCGGCGGGCGGGGTCGACGCCTTCCTGATCGGCACCGAGATGCCGGGGCTGACGACGATCCGCTCGGGCGCCAGCACCTACCCGGCGGTGCAGGCCTATCGGGACCTGCTCGCGGATGTCCGCTCGATCCTCGGGTCCGGGACAAAGATCGGCTATGCCGCGGACTGGTCGGAGTATTTCGGGCACCAGCCGGGCGACGGTTCGGGCGATGTGTTCTTTCACCTCGATCCGCTCTGGGCCGATCCGGAGATCGATTTCGTCGGGATCGACAATTACATGCCACTGTCGGACTGGCGGGACGGGTTCGAGCATCTCGATGCAGCCGAGGGCTGGCCCGCGATCTACGACCGGGCCTACCTGCAGGGGAACATCGCGGGCGGCGAAGGCTTCGACTGGTTCTACGCCAGCGCGGCCGATCGATCCGCGCAGGTCCGCACCCCCATCACGGATGGCGGCGCGGCCAAGCCGTGGGTGTTCCGCTACAAGGATCTGTGCGCCTGGTGGTCGAACGCGCATTACGACCGCCCGGGCGGGGTGGAGAGCGGGACTCCGACGGCGTGGGCGCCGCAATCCAAGCCGATCTGGTTCACCGAGCTCGGCTGCCCGGCCATCGACCGGGGCACGAACCAGCCGAACGTCTTCTTCGACCCGAAGTCGTCGGAGAGCTTCACGCCGCATTTCTCGCGGGGCTGGCGCGATGACGCGATCCAGCGCGCCTATCTCGAGGCGACGTATCTCTGGTGGGGCGATGCCGCGAACAACCCGCTGTCCTCCGTCTATGGCGGTCGGATGGTGCATGTGCCCGAATGCGCCGCCTGGACATGGGACGCGCGGCCGTACCCGTTCTTTCCGGCGCTGACCGACGTCTGGACGGACGGGGCGAACTGGCGGCTGGGGCACTGGCTGACCGGGCGGCTCGGCGCGGTGTCGCTCGCTGCTCTGGTCCGGCACCTCTGCCTGCGGGCGGGGCTACCGGAAGACCGTATCGATGTCACGGGGCTCTGGGGCGCGGTGGAGGGTTACGCCATCACGGCGCTCGAAAGCCCGCGCGCCTCCATCACGACGCTGTCGCGCCACTTCGGCTTCGACGCCGTCGAGACCGAGGGTGTGATCCGCTTCGTCATGCGCGGCCGGGCCTCCGTCGCGACCCTTGCTCCGGACGATCTGGTCGCCGGACGTGAAGGAGACATTCTCGAGTTGACCCGCGGCCAGGAGACCGAACTGCCGCAGGCGCTGAAGTGGCAGGTGGCGCGGGCGGACGAGGATTACGACGCCGCCCTCGTCGAGGCGCGGCGCATCACGGTGGAGACGACCCGGATCGCCTCCGAGTCTTTCCCGATGGCGGTGCCGCCCGAGGAGGCCGAGCGCCGCTGCCGCCGCGCGCTGATGGAGGCGTGGGTGGGCCGCGAGACGGCGGCGTTCCGTCTGCCGCCGTCTCGCTTGGCGCTCGATCCGGCCGATGCGATCCGGCTCGCCCACGATGGTCGGCTGGTCGACCTGCGGCTCGTCTCCATCGCCGACGCCGAGGCGCGCGGCATCGAGGCGGTGTGCCAGGACCGGGCGACCTACGATCTGCCGCCCGGCGATCCCCGCGCGGCGTCGCTGACGCGCGCCGTGGTGTTCGGCGCGCCGGATGCGGTGCTGATGGACCTGCCGCAGCTGACCGAGGACCAGCCCGCGCATCGGCCGTTGGTCGCCGCGCATGCGGTACCTTGGCCGGGCGAGATGGCGGTGTTCCGCAGCCCCTCGACCGATGGCTTCGAGTTGCTGACCGCGTTCGGCAGCCGCGCCCGGATCGGGGCTCTGGTCTCCGACTTCTTCGCGGGGCCGACGTCGCGCTTCGACCTCGGCAATACGCTGGTGGTCGATATGCTGACCGGCACGCTGGAAAGCGTCACCGACCTGACGCTGTTCGGCGGCGCCAATGCGCTGGCCATCGAAAGCACGTCCGGCGTCTGGGAGATCGTGCAGGCGGGCGCGGCGGAGCTGCTCGCGCCCGGCCGGTATCGGCTGACACGTCTCCTGCGCGGTCAGCGCGGCACCGAGGGCGCGATGGGTAATCCGGCGCCTGCGGGGGCGCGGGTCGTGGTGCTGGACACCGCGCTGGCGTCCCTGCCGATCGCCGAGGCCGATCTCGGTATCCCGTGGAACTGGCGCATCGGCCCCGCAAGCCGTCCGGTCAGCGACGAGACCTATGTCGCACAGGCCTTCACGCCTGCGGGCATCGGGCTCCGTCCGTTCTCTGTTGTCCATGTGGGGCAGCCGTGGCGCAGGCCGCGGGCGCCGGGCGATCTGACGATCCGCTGGACACGCCGGTCCCGAGCCCTCGCGGCCGACAGCTGGGGCGGGCTTGAGGTGCCACTGACCGAGGAACTGGACGCCTACGAGGTGGAGATCCTCGACGGTGCCACCGTGAGGCGGGTGCTGAGCGCGACCACGACCAGCGCGATCTACACCGCCGCCCAGCAGACCGACGATTGGGGCGGGCCGCTCGGCCCCGGCGACGCGCTCGACATCCGCATTTTTCAGCTCTCCGCCCTCGTCGGGCGGGGCGCGCCCAAGACCGTCACGCTGATACTCTGA
- a CDS encoding DUF2460 domain-containing protein — protein MAFHEVRFPDNISRGARGGPERRTQIVELASGDEERNASWANSRRRYDVAYGIRRADDLAAVVAFFEARNGRLHGFRFKDWGDHKSCLPSGAPSPTDQAIGTGDGTTTAFQLVKRYASGAQSWSRAIAKPVAGTVRIALGGVEQLSGWTVDTTTGVVSFGAAPGSGVAITAAFEFDVPVRFDTDALDVTLDLERLGSITSIPLLELRR, from the coding sequence GGAACGGCGCACGCAGATCGTCGAGCTCGCCTCGGGCGACGAGGAGAGGAACGCCAGCTGGGCCAATTCGCGTCGGCGCTACGACGTCGCCTATGGCATCCGCCGCGCCGACGATCTCGCGGCGGTCGTCGCCTTCTTCGAGGCGCGCAACGGCCGCCTGCATGGATTCCGGTTCAAGGACTGGGGCGATCACAAGTCCTGCCTGCCCTCGGGCGCGCCATCGCCGACCGATCAGGCGATCGGCACCGGCGACGGCACGACGACCGCCTTCCAGCTGGTCAAGCGCTACGCATCCGGCGCGCAATCGTGGTCGCGCGCAATCGCCAAGCCGGTGGCGGGAACCGTGCGCATCGCACTCGGCGGAGTCGAGCAGCTCTCCGGCTGGACCGTCGACACCACGACGGGGGTCGTCAGCTTTGGCGCGGCGCCGGGCTCCGGCGTCGCGATCACTGCGGCCTTTGAGTTCGACGTCCCGGTTCGTTTCGACACCGATGCGCTCGACGTGACGCTCGACCTCGAGCGGCTCGGCTCGATAACCTCCATTCCGCTGCTGGAACTGCGCCGATGA